The Phragmites australis chromosome 15, lpPhrAust1.1, whole genome shotgun sequence genome window below encodes:
- the LOC133892783 gene encoding uncharacterized protein LOC133892783: MPFLSTPSFDLSAGAEPTLGLRPAPIPPPAPAAAHQQQPQVSEAAARRLREAEERLREAIDELHRHQGGEGKEGEEGGDGEWGCGHEGESCAAHAAGNLCQSFLLSYGVRVGIGILLRAFKLARRKSYASLLDLKQLVSEKDLIVREEACRVGLLFGGFTGSYHALRCFLRRFRKKETPYNAILAGSVAGLAILALDDSSRRRTLSLYLLARLSQCAYNSAKSKNKFHFWGSHWRHGDALLFSLASAQVMYAFVMRPESIPKSYQDFILKTGPVAEPVYKAVRECCRGGPLDLIGLSAYLANKKNSNLINLTNNPSIIPCSVIHPDRTSCLAHNVNVVSSTFKKTFPLYFSLSFVPFVVLRLQKFLESPAATCWRALVGAVRSTTFLSAFVTLFQAAICLHRKVAIKDRKLVYWFAGLVSGLSILLEKKVRRAELALYVLPRAGDSLWHILINRHLLPNIKNAEVALFCLCMGGIMYFLEYEPDTMAPFLRGLIRRFLASKISNLSPPPNRNASYSYLQTLNALEQSRTQPGPENSLTTLEKYNLESIPGL; this comes from the exons ATGCCCTTCCTCTCGACGCCGTCGTTCGACCTCTCCGCCGGCGCGGAGCCCACCCTCGGGCTGCGCCCCGCGCCTATTCCTCCTcccgcgccggcggcggcgcatcagcagcagccgcaggtgtcggaggcggcggcgcggcggctgcgggaggcggaggagcggcTGCGCGAGGCCATCGATGAGCTGCACCGGCACCAGGGTGGCGAGGggaaggagggggaggagggtgGGGATGGGGAGTGGGGGTGCGGGCACGAGGGGGAGTCGTGCGCGGCGCACGCGGCGGGGAACCTGTGCCAGAGCTTCCTACTCTCCTACGGCGTCCGCGTCGGCATCGGCATCCTCCTCCGCGCCTTCAAGCTCGCGCGCCGCAAGTCCTATGCCTCGCTCCTCGACCTCAAG CAACTTGTTTCGGAGAAAGATCTTATAGTAAGGGAGGAAGCTTGCCGGGTAGGGCTACTGTTTGGAGGATTTACCGGATCATACCATGCACTTCGATGTTTCCTGAGGAGATTCCGGAAAAAAGAGACACCATACAATGC AATATTAGCAGGTTCGGTGGCAGGCTTGGCGATACTAGCACTAGATGATTCAAGTAGGAGGCGCACTCTATCTCTATATCTTCTAGCAAGGCTCTCTCAG TGTGCATATAACTCTGCAAAgtctaaaaataaatttcactTCTGGGGAAGCCATTGGAGACATGGAGATGCCTTACTTTTTTCTCTGGCATCTGCCCAG GTTATGTATGCCTTTGTTATGAGGCCTGAAAGCATACCTAAGTCGTACCAAGACTTCATCCTTAAGACAGGACCAGTGGCGGAACCTGTTTACAAGGCTGTCAGAGAATGCTGCAGAGGTGGTCCTTTGGATCTCATTGGCCTCTCAGCCTATTTAGCAAACAAGAAGAATTCGAATTTGATAAATTTAACAAACAATCCATCCATTATTCCATGTTCCGTGATTCATCCTGACAGAACATCGTGCTTGGCTCATAATGTTAATGTCGTTTCATCAACATTCAAGAAGACATTCCCTCTGTATTTCTCATTGTCATTTGTCCCCTTTGTTGTTCTACGTCTTCAAAAG TTCTTGGAATCGCCAGCTGCAACTTGTTGGCGTGCTCTTGTGGGTGCAGTTCGCTCTACCACCTTTTTGTCTGCTTTTGTCACCCTGTTCCAG GCTGCCATTTGTTTGCACCGTAAAGTTGCAATCAAAGACCGTAAACTTGTGTACTGGTTTGCTGGTTTAGTGTCGGGTCTTTCGATTCTTTTGGAAAAGAAAGTTAGAAGAGCTGAGCTAGCCCTCTATGTACTTCCACGTGCTGGAGATTCTCTGTGGCATATATTGATcaaccgccacctcctcccaaATATTAAAAATGCTGAG GTGGCTCTTTTCTGCCTGTGCATGGGAGGAATCATGTACTTTCTGGAGTATGAGCCAGACACTATGGCTCCATTCCTCCGAGGCCTCATCCGGCGCTTCCTGGCAAGCAAGATCAGCAACCTGAGTCCGCCTCCCAATCGCAATGCCTCCTACTCATACCTTCAGACGCTGAACGCACTGGAGCAATCAAGAACCCAGCCAGGGCCAGAGAACAGCCTGACGACATTGGAGAAGTACAACCTTGAATCAATCCCTGGACTTTAG